A section of the Solea solea chromosome 17, fSolSol10.1, whole genome shotgun sequence genome encodes:
- the slc25a29 gene encoding mitochondrial basic amino acids transporter isoform X1, giving the protein MDFVAGCIGGAAGVLVGHPFDTVKVRLQIQSIDKPLYRGTFHCFQSIIRQESAFGLYKGIGSPMMGLTFINAIVFGVQGNTIRLLGHDTPMNQFLAGAAAGALQCVLCCPMELAKTRMQMQGTGEKKSSRRLYKNSLDCLVRIYKREGLVGVNRGMVTTLIRETPGFGVYFLAYDVLTRSIGCEPNDRYMIPKLLFAGGMAGIASWLSTYPVDVIKSRLQADGVGGVNQYSSIADCVRQSVRKEGYMVFTRGLTSTLLRAFPVNAATFATVTLVLMYARGDQAGPQECEPAQTSHHAQIQSQSQPSSL; this is encoded by the exons ATGGACTTTGTTGCTGGATGCATCGGAG GTGCTGCTGGAGTCCTGGTTGGACACCCATTTGACACAGTCAAG gtgAGACTACAGATTCAGAGTATTGATAAGCCACTGTACCGGGGGACTTTCCACTGTTTTCAGTCCATTATACGGCAGGAGTCG GCATTTGGTTTGTATAAAGGCATTGGCTCCCCCATGATGGGCCTTACATTCATCAATGCTATAGTGTTTGGTGTTCAGGGAAACACCATTCGTTTGCTGGGACATGACACCCCCATGAACCAGTTCCTTGCTGGCGCAGCAGCGGGTGCTCTTCAGTGTGTCCTCTGCTGCCCCATGGAGCTGGCCAAAACCCGCATGCAAATGCAGGGTACCGGAGAGAAGAAGTCCTCCAGGAGGTTGTACAAAAATTCCCTGGACTGCTTGGTACGCATTTATAAACGTGAGGGTCTGGTGGGAGTAAACAGAGGCATGGTGACAACATTAATCCGCGAAACACCTGGCTTTGGAGTGTATTTCCTGGCCTACGATGTGCTGACCCGCAGCATTGGCTGTGAGCCCAATGACCGTTACATGATCCCCAAACTGCTGTTTGCCGGGGGCATGGCTGGCATCGCCTCCTGGCTCTCCACCTACCCTGTGGATGTGATTAAGTCACGGCTGCAGGCAGATGGAGTGGGCGGAGTCAACCAGTACAGCAGCATTGCTGactgtgtgagacagagtgtCAGGAAAGAGGGCTACATGGTGTTCACACGGGGCCTCACCTCCACACTGCTGCGAGCCTTCCCCGTGAATGCAGCGACCTTTGCCACAGTCACCCTGGTTCTCATGTACGCTCGAGGGGACCAAGCAGGACCACAGGAATGTGAGCCGGCTCAGACGAGCCACCACGCACAGATACAGTCACAGAGCCAACCTTCCAGCCTGTGA
- the LOC131444033 gene encoding uncharacterized protein LOC131444033, producing the protein MAGFVRVAKRLLLLLLLLPLITTGVAAEDGLISAVRAYGIAVPCEGGLVCFHIWQIDTLDGEHIGIVSNGELQTAETEEDKCNVQIQDITAEDVGRHRCQKRTSDFSLYNTAPVINLTPAKTVSLQCVFRVVEKRYCRTKLNKRLSLMWVDEAGAEIQADSQHHIMQRSSCDITLTVTYQSPENMTFRCQATVARQVFTSVELQVRASAVKGKGRGLIFEIETEYQGYNQDTIGAAVGVVACVALTVAVAVFARRRRRTRTNGQQHNESCSAQSSTCNAVNTDDVIYADIIHPSGSDSVWVHECESTEYACVQYK; encoded by the exons ATGGCTGGATTTGTTCGTGTTGCGaagagactgctgctgctgctgctgctgctcccgcTAATCACAACAG gtgtGGCCGCAGAGGATGGTCTGATATCTGCAGTCAGGGCTTACGGTATTGCAGTTCCATGTGAAGGAGGCTTAGTGTGCTTTCATATATGGCAGATCGACACATTGGATGGTGAACACATTGGCATAGTCAGTAATGGGGAGCTCCAGACTGCTGAAACCGAGGAGGATAAATGTAATGTCCAAATCCAAGATATCACAGCAGAGGATGTTGGACGTCATCGCTGCCAAAAAAGGACAAGCGACTTCTCTCTTTACAACA CTGCTCCTGTGATAAACCTCACGCCTGCCAAAACTGTATCCCTGCAGTGTGTTTTCAGGGTTGTGGAGAAGAGGTATTGCCGTACGAAGCTGAATAAGAGACTCAGTCTGATGTGGGTGGATGAAGCTGGCGCTGAGATACAAGCAGACTCCCAGCATCACATAATGCAGCGTTCGTCTTGTGATATAACTCTGACGGTCACTTATCAGAGTCCTGAAAACATGACGTTTAGGTGCCAGGCCACTGTGGCTAGACAGGTTTTCACTTCAGTGGAGTTGCAAGTCCGAGCCTCAG CCGTTAAAGGGAAAGGAAGAGGCCTGATTTTTGAAATAGAAACAGAATATCAAG GTTACAACCAGGACACGATCGGGGCCGCTGTGGGGGTTGTAGCCTGTGTGGCTTTGACAGTGGCAGTTGCAGTGTTTgcaaggaggagaaggagaacaaGAACAA ACGGCCAACAGCACAATGAGTCCTGTTCTGCCCAGTCCAGTACCTGCAAT gccgttaacactgatgatgtcatctaTGCTGACATTATTCACCCCAGTGGctctgacagtgtgtgggtcCACGAGTGCGAGTCGACGGAGTATGCCTGCGTCCAGTACAAATAA
- the slc25a29 gene encoding mitochondrial basic amino acids transporter isoform X2, with product MMGLTFINAIVFGVQGNTIRLLGHDTPMNQFLAGAAAGALQCVLCCPMELAKTRMQMQGTGEKKSSRRLYKNSLDCLVRIYKREGLVGVNRGMVTTLIRETPGFGVYFLAYDVLTRSIGCEPNDRYMIPKLLFAGGMAGIASWLSTYPVDVIKSRLQADGVGGVNQYSSIADCVRQSVRKEGYMVFTRGLTSTLLRAFPVNAATFATVTLVLMYARGDQAGPQECEPAQTSHHAQIQSQSQPSSL from the coding sequence ATGATGGGCCTTACATTCATCAATGCTATAGTGTTTGGTGTTCAGGGAAACACCATTCGTTTGCTGGGACATGACACCCCCATGAACCAGTTCCTTGCTGGCGCAGCAGCGGGTGCTCTTCAGTGTGTCCTCTGCTGCCCCATGGAGCTGGCCAAAACCCGCATGCAAATGCAGGGTACCGGAGAGAAGAAGTCCTCCAGGAGGTTGTACAAAAATTCCCTGGACTGCTTGGTACGCATTTATAAACGTGAGGGTCTGGTGGGAGTAAACAGAGGCATGGTGACAACATTAATCCGCGAAACACCTGGCTTTGGAGTGTATTTCCTGGCCTACGATGTGCTGACCCGCAGCATTGGCTGTGAGCCCAATGACCGTTACATGATCCCCAAACTGCTGTTTGCCGGGGGCATGGCTGGCATCGCCTCCTGGCTCTCCACCTACCCTGTGGATGTGATTAAGTCACGGCTGCAGGCAGATGGAGTGGGCGGAGTCAACCAGTACAGCAGCATTGCTGactgtgtgagacagagtgtCAGGAAAGAGGGCTACATGGTGTTCACACGGGGCCTCACCTCCACACTGCTGCGAGCCTTCCCCGTGAATGCAGCGACCTTTGCCACAGTCACCCTGGTTCTCATGTACGCTCGAGGGGACCAAGCAGGACCACAGGAATGTGAGCCGGCTCAGACGAGCCACCACGCACAGATACAGTCACAGAGCCAACCTTCCAGCCTGTGA
- the vrtn gene encoding vertnin, with translation MIQRNEVVLSVFRELQEATENSGLDALTRVAVVADQVLAPFQFPRTPCYDIPDWAGVDDAARGLYPADAPAGLLPLNCKGEGNVLFDAVSMLLVGNTALSLELQVRTVVEMVLWKRYYLSGMIDSKMMLQAVRFSLCADESEDMLNLPVTVLEAIFDADVKASCFPGSYANMWHLYALSSVLELKIYSIYPMFNLKIRPYFNRVIRPRLWPKDSEPLTLHIMWSGELQSGGLFRPNHFVALAHTSDFTFETANSKPRASPLKSEELLNQDSQLSYPNLKDKYNITKRTFYRWKRQTQEHCKKSAARYEAKYFLQACYLEGKLIPLPQFKEFFPEISRSSYYNWKHELLKTGGHFSTSSSTGEISPGESTEQELWSSPEAKQDEPDHHDGVASMFGLNLGKVDLDRAQGLAHMQEAKRCLQNCIAMNASLPFRVFKRNFPGISRSTYYNWRREALHFNRGYKGSAGSSEDSSDVDKSHSPKSLSPVPPNIHQLVKPRMRIYRRKHRSFRLAYMSKKQLRDAAKHHVQKSKWSLTKFKLRFPSMSPCFYWLWRSRQNHKKKTVTQSNDVLPLNLETTKVVNEIVESPPMLPFVERPRYLEPPTLPSLDNTQSKHILHNNAPTDEQIFAMDVVALANFKAKAKLFLQQRFEEKSFPTFKEFRSYFPFTPRSTYYMWKRALHHGVSLVHG, from the exons ATGATTCAGAGGAACGAGGTGGTGCTGTCTGTTTTCAGAGAGCTCCAGGAGgccacagagaactctggtctgGATGCTCTCACGAGAGTGGCCGTGGTAGCAGACCAGGTCCTTGCTCCTTTCCAGTTCCCCAGGACCCCCTGCTATGATATCCCTGACTGGGCAGGTGTGGATGACGCAGCTCGGGGCCTGTACCCGGCGGATGCCCCTGCAGGCCTCTTGCCTTTAAACTGCAAAGGAGAAGGCAACGTCCTGTTTGATGCAGTCAGCATGCTGTTGGtgggaaacacagctttaagCCTGGAGCTACAA GTACGGACAGTCGTGGAAATGGTGCTTTGGAAGCGATACTACCTCTCTGGGATGATTGATTCTAAAATGATGCTTCAGGCCGTTCGCTTCAGTCTCTGCGCTGATGAGTCTGAAGACATGCTCAACCTACCTGTCACAGTCTTGGAGGCCATCTTTGACGCGGACGTGAAAGCTTCCTGCTTCCCCGGCTCCTATGCCAACATGTGGCACCTTTACGCCCTATCATCAGTCCTCGAGCTGAAGATCTACTCCATCTACCCTATGTTCAACCTCAAGATACGGCCATATTTCAACCGAGTCATACGCCCACGACTGTGGCCCAAAGACTCTGAGCCACTAACCCTCCACATCATGTGGTCTGGTGAGTTGCAGTCTGGGGGCTTGTTCAGGCCAAATCATTTTGTTGCTCTAGCCCACACCTCAGACTTCACATTTGAGACTGCCAACAGCAAGCCGAGGGCATCTCCCCTCAAGAGCGAAGAGCTGCTGAACCAAGACTCACAGCTTTCATACCCGAATCTGAAGGACAAGTACAACATCACCAAGAGGACCTTCTACCGCTGGAAAAGGCAGACACAGGAGCACTGCAAAAAGTCGGCAGCTAGGTATGAGGCAAAGTATTTCCTGCAGGCCTGCTACTTGGAGGGGAAGCTGATCCCTCTTCCCCAGTTTAAGGAGTTTTTCCCAGAGATCTCAAGGTCGTCATACTATAACTGGAAGCACGAGCTTCTGAAAACCGGAGGGCACTTCTCCACCTCGTCTTCCACGGGAGAGATCAGTCCTGGAGAGAGCACAGAGCAGGAGTTGTGGTCGTCACCTGAAGCAAAGCAGGATGAGCCAGACCACCACGACGGTGTGGCCAGTATGTTTGGCCTAAACCTGGGCAAGGTGGATCTCGATCGTGCCCAGGGTCTAGCACATATGCAGGAAGCCAAACGCTGCCTGCAGAATTGCATTGCCATGAACGCCTCCCTCCCCTTCAGGGTATTTAAAAGAAATTTCCCAGGAATCTCCAGATCAACCTACTACAACTGGAGGAGAGAGGCCCTGCATTTCAACAGAGGTTACAAAGGCAGTGCCGGCAGCAGTGAGGACAGCTCAGATGTGGACAAGAgccacagtccaaaaagtctGTCACCTGTCCCACCAAACATCCACCAGCTTGTCAAGCCCAGGATGAGGATCTACAGACGGAAGCACAGAAGTTTCAGGTTGGCATACATGAGTAAGAAACAGCTCCGAGATGCTGCAAAACATCATGTTCAGAAGTCAAAGTGGTCCCTGACAAAGTTCAAGCTCAGGTTCCCGTCAATGTCACCTTGTTTCTACTGGCTGTGGCGGAGCAGGCAAAACCACAAGAAGAAAACCGTCACTCAGAGTAACGATGTCCTCCCACTTAATCTGGAGACCACCAAGGTGGTAAACGAGATCGTGGAGAGTCCGCCTATGCTCCCGTTCGTAGAGAGGCCACGATATCTAGAACCCCCCACTTTGCCCTCTCTAGATAACACACAATCCAAGCACATACTTCACAACAATGCACCGACAGATGAGCAGATATTTGCAATGGATGTCGTGGCTCTGGCCAACTTCAAGGCCAAGGCCAAGCTGTTCCTGCAGCAACGTTTTGAAGAAAAATCCTTCCCCACATTCAAAGAATTCAGGTCCTACTTCCCATTCACTCCACGCTCCACGTACTACATGTGGAAGCGAGCGTTGCATCACGGTGTGTCACTGGTTCATGGATAA